The following are from one region of the Leptospira selangorensis genome:
- a CDS encoding HD domain-containing protein, with protein MPLELDISYSFQRLLEKSRTVSGRLVSRQLTFIIDSFLRTRFEKSSGILKKGEEVAVIALGGYGRMEMAPHSDVDILYLHNGVPDSKLSEIISSINTYLYDSGKEVGHTCRTIKESFRYLDDMSSFHAVLDSRFLTGSKELFKKYQEEFLAKLPPKFATRYNQAKEDQLSERFLREGRPILLSEPNLKTDLCGLRDIQYLYWTEKSRSPIRSLGGLAVLPVFQSGEVQALEEAYDFLIRVRTALHILTGRKHDRLDLNLQPEVAEYLGFGKKEDMQTIEKFMNTLYSHQKNIFFIVRVYLDSLLAAQKKGEAQNFDYEGIRFLKIGNTIFPPSEGNLFADPHTLYKDILLTFRMIQETGFEVSGGLLSEIRFASHFLDDDFRYSAEVNGGFISILQNKKDRGKILKLMHECQVLGELLPEFGACTNFPLFSYHHEFTVDEHTLLILHELDRLDKGEFEDREILEVYGECEKTEILALAILLHDAGKVKEGDHSEYGAELAVSVGSRLGLSEEDTDLFRFLVEKHILMSELSSKRDISDKLLIRNFARTVSNPDRLKLLYILTIIDTKSVGTNVLTNWKKAILNVLYKNSIDFFKDKRTDSEDPHGEEERVALAKDLVAYLTEKEGQDPKISKTIASFAYSVIPESFLKTVSNRKILKYFKSITSLSQDENSVLLLDSEQDPAFVTVEVVSRNIPEILLDLCCSVSSEGLSLVGMQSYTFEEFQIHILQITDSQGSGNISSEKLSRMEGKLRLMASGELQRDSIAFERTEWNPRKTIPESIINRSVRFSNEDITDTTIMEVRMPDMVGLVYRILRKVFDFGLKVSHLRVSTSADYAYDSFYLQTKDGEQVKDAELLKSLEDKILRIQPVERMTGELVF; from the coding sequence TTGCCTTTAGAATTAGACATCTCCTATAGTTTTCAAAGGCTTTTGGAAAAGAGTAGGACGGTCTCAGGCCGTCTGGTTTCTCGCCAGCTCACATTTATCATAGATTCTTTTTTAAGGACCAGATTCGAAAAGTCTTCGGGTATCTTAAAAAAAGGGGAAGAAGTAGCGGTAATCGCGTTAGGCGGTTACGGGCGTATGGAAATGGCCCCTCATTCGGATGTAGATATATTATATTTGCATAATGGAGTTCCTGATTCCAAACTTTCCGAGATCATTTCTTCCATAAATACGTATCTTTATGATTCCGGGAAGGAAGTTGGCCATACCTGTAGAACTATCAAAGAATCGTTTCGTTATCTGGATGATATGTCCAGCTTTCATGCGGTCTTAGACAGTCGATTCCTAACGGGTTCCAAGGAACTATTCAAAAAATACCAAGAAGAATTTTTAGCAAAACTTCCTCCTAAGTTTGCAACCAGATATAACCAAGCAAAAGAGGATCAACTTTCGGAAAGGTTTCTAAGAGAAGGAAGACCTATTCTTCTTTCGGAACCGAATTTAAAAACGGACCTATGCGGTTTGAGAGATATTCAATATTTATATTGGACCGAAAAATCCAGAAGTCCTATCCGTTCTCTTGGTGGACTTGCTGTTCTTCCTGTTTTCCAAAGTGGAGAAGTTCAAGCCTTGGAAGAAGCTTATGATTTTCTGATCCGAGTCAGAACTGCGCTTCATATTCTTACCGGAAGAAAACATGATCGTTTGGATCTGAATCTTCAACCGGAAGTGGCAGAGTATCTAGGTTTCGGTAAAAAAGAAGATATGCAAACCATAGAGAAGTTTATGAACACTCTCTATAGCCATCAGAAGAATATATTTTTTATCGTTCGCGTTTATTTGGATTCTTTATTGGCGGCTCAGAAAAAAGGAGAAGCCCAAAACTTCGACTATGAGGGTATTCGATTCTTAAAAATAGGAAATACGATCTTTCCTCCAAGCGAAGGAAATCTTTTTGCGGACCCTCATACTTTATACAAAGATATTTTACTTACTTTCAGAATGATCCAGGAAACAGGTTTCGAAGTTTCCGGCGGATTATTGAGCGAGATCAGATTCGCTTCTCATTTTTTGGATGATGACTTCAGATATTCTGCGGAAGTAAACGGCGGTTTTATCAGCATTCTTCAGAACAAAAAAGACAGAGGAAAAATATTAAAATTAATGCATGAATGTCAGGTGCTTGGAGAACTTCTGCCTGAGTTTGGTGCATGTACGAATTTTCCTTTGTTCAGTTATCATCATGAGTTCACTGTAGATGAGCATACTCTTCTAATCCTTCATGAATTGGATCGTTTAGATAAAGGAGAGTTCGAAGACAGAGAAATCTTAGAAGTTTACGGTGAATGTGAAAAGACAGAAATTTTGGCTTTGGCAATTCTTCTTCATGATGCCGGAAAAGTAAAAGAAGGAGATCATTCAGAATACGGAGCAGAACTTGCGGTTTCTGTTGGATCTCGTTTGGGCTTATCGGAAGAAGATACGGATCTATTTCGTTTTCTCGTTGAGAAACATATCCTGATGTCGGAACTTTCTTCTAAAAGGGATATTTCCGATAAATTATTAATACGTAATTTTGCGAGAACTGTTTCCAATCCGGATAGACTTAAACTTTTATATATTCTTACTATCATTGATACTAAATCAGTGGGCACGAATGTTCTTACGAATTGGAAAAAAGCAATCTTAAACGTACTTTATAAAAATTCAATAGACTTCTTTAAGGATAAAAGAACCGATTCGGAAGATCCTCATGGGGAAGAGGAAAGAGTTGCTCTTGCTAAGGACTTAGTTGCTTATCTTACAGAAAAAGAAGGACAGGATCCTAAAATTTCTAAAACGATCGCTTCTTTTGCATATTCAGTGATCCCTGAAAGTTTTTTAAAAACAGTTTCGAACCGGAAAATATTAAAATATTTTAAATCAATTACTTCTTTAAGCCAGGATGAAAATTCCGTCTTACTCTTGGATTCAGAACAAGATCCCGCTTTCGTAACAGTAGAAGTAGTAAGTCGTAATATTCCTGAGATCTTATTAGATTTATGTTGTTCTGTTTCTTCCGAGGGTTTGAGTTTAGTTGGGATGCAAAGTTATACTTTCGAAGAATTCCAGATCCATATTCTTCAAATAACGGATTCCCAGGGTAGTGGGAATATTTCTTCTGAAAAACTTTCCAGGATGGAAGGTAAACTTAGATTGATGGCTTCCGGAGAATTGCAAAGAGACAGTATCGCTTTCGAGAGAACTGAATGGAATCCACGTAAGACGATACCGGAAAGTATAATCAATCGTTCTGTTCGCTTTTCTAACGAAGATATTACAGATACTACCATCATGGAAGTCCGTATGCCTGATATGGTCGGTTTAGTGTATAGGATCTTAAGAAAAGTATTTGATTTTGGTTTAAAAGTTTCTCATTTAAGGGTCTCTACTTCTGCAGATTATGCTTATGACTCATTCTATCTCCAGACTAAGGACGGGGAACAGGTCAAAGATGCAGAATTGTTAAAATCCCTGGAAGATAAGATCTTGAGAATCCAGCCAGTGGAAAGGATGACAGGGGAACTCGTTTTTTAA